The DNA window AAAAGATGGTGCTTATTTCATAAGCCCCGCTGGTGTGAGCGTCTCGCTCGTACCCATAACAATAAAATATGAGCAGAAAATATAAATTTCACGAAAAAGATGGTGCTTATCCCGCTGCGCAAAGTTTGCAACTTTGAGCAATGATAGAATATAAAAACTAATAACCAAGAAAACTTAAGTAAAAATAAGACCAGCTACACAAAGTCCCCCGCTGCGCAAAGTCTCCCGACTTTGAGCAACAATAAAAAATAAAAAAATGAAAGAAGGCTATACCATAAAAGACCAAGAAAAACCCCACTTTATTACCTGTACAGTAGTAGATTGGATAGATGTTTTTACAAGAAAGGTTTATAAAGATATAGTAGTTTCATCATTAGAATATTGCATAAAAGAAAAAGGGATGGTTTTGTATGGTTATGTGATAATGAGCAATCATATCCATTTAATAGTACAATCTAAAGAAGGTAGATTATCAGATTTAGTAAGAGATTTTAAAAAGTTTACCGCAAAAAATATTTTAGAAGCCATACAAACAGAACCAGAAAGTAGAAGAGAGTGGATGCAGGCTTTATTCAAAAAAGCAACAGAAAGCCATACAAGAAATAAAAATTACCAGTTTTGGCAATATGGCAATCACGCAGAAGAAATATATAGCTTACATTTTATGTGGGACAAGCTAAATTATATACACTTAAATCCAATAAGAGCAGGTATTGTAGAAAAAGCCCAACATTATATTTATTCATCAGCGAGTAATTATACAACGGGTAAAGGATTAGTAAATGTAGAATTGGCAGATAACCCAGTAATTAATACAAGCAAAACAAATGAATTTTGGAAATATAGTAATTATGATGAGTAGGTTTGGCTCAAAGTCAGGAGACTTTGCGCAGCGGGTGCTGATGGAAGTTATTCATTTTTCTTTAGAAGCGTAGCAACAGATGGACATACATTAGAAATGATCTATCATAGCCCTACTTCTAATATCAACTTAGCTACTTTAAAAACAATTTATCCATTAAATTTTTAAATATGAATTATTCAATCTTAAATCAGTATGGAATAACTTTCCAAAAACAAAATAATGGTAATATTAAAATTAAGGCAAACTCTAAGAGTTTAGATAATTTTTTCTATATGCTATGTAGAGATGAGCAGAAACTTAAAAGACTAATTTTTACACTTAACCAAGTTATAGCTAATGGGTATAATTCAATATCTGAACAAGATAAATATTGGGATATTGAAATTGGTTTACAAGTTTATACAGGAATAATACATAGTAATACTGAATTTGATTTATATTTTGAGAATGAAGAAAATGAAACTTATCCTTTAAATGATATAAAAGAAATTTTTTCATCTTTATTGGAACTTTTATCTTGAAAATTTCAAATATAATATTATCTAAATATGACAATTCAGTATTTACAGAAACTAAGAGATAATAATAAAATGGACGGTTTTACAGATGAAGGACTATCTTTATCCGAAATTGCTCAACTCGAGCAGTTATGTAACAACGGAAATCCATTCCCTCAAGTACTAAAAGAACTACTATTTTTAGCAGGAAATAGTTGTAATTATTTAGACTACAGTATTTATGACAGTCAACAAGAACTACAGAGTGAAGAAAGGTTAGAACTACAGGAATTATATGGGATTACAATTACAAGACCCTATTTTTTTGTGGATTTATCTTCAGTTGGTTTACCTGCATTTATTTTTCTAGATGAAGGAGATAATCCTCCTTTGAACCAGCTTGAAAACCACCCTACTCAAAGTAATTTTTATCGTAGAACTGGAGGAACCTTGCAAACATTAATTAACAGTAGAATTCAGAATTACTTAGAAGGATATAATCCTTTTTAATTATGACAATAGATTATTTACAAAAGCTAAGAGATATTCCAAGTGATGGAACAACAAATAGGGGCATTTCCCCGCTACGCAAAGTTTACAACTTTCAGCAATGATAAAAAGTAACAAATGAATTTTGCTAACAACACAATAAACCAAATACATTATACCCCCGCTGCGCAAAGTCTCCCGACTTTGAGCAACAATAAAAAATAAAAAAATGAAAGAAGGCTATACCATAAAAGACCAAGAAAAACCCCACTTTATTACCTGTACAGTAGTAGATTGGATAGATGTTTTTACAAGAAAGGTTTATAAAGATATAGTAGTTTCATCATTAGAATATTGCATAAAAGAAAAAGGGATGGTTTTGTATGGTTATGTGATAATGAGCAATCATATCCATTTAATAGTACAATCTAAAGAAGGTAGATTATCAGATTTAGTAAGAGATTTTAAAAAGTTTACCGCAAAAAATATTTTAGAAGCCATACAAACAGAACCAGAAAGTAGAAGAGAGTGGATGCAGGCTTTATTCAAAAAAGCAACAGAAAGCCATACAAGAAATAAAAATTACCAGTTTTGGCAATATGGCAATCACGCAGAAGAAATATATAGCTTACATTTTATGTGGGACAAGCTAAATTATATACACTTAAATCCAATAAGAGCAGGTATTGTAGAAAAAGCCCAACATTATATTTATTCATCAGCGAGTAATTATACAACAGGTAAAGGATTAGTAAATGTAGAATTGGCAGATAACCCAGTAATTAATACAAGCAAAACAAATGAATTTTGGAAATATAGTAATTATGATGAGTAGGTTTGGCTCAAAGTCAGGAGACTTTGCGCAGCGGGGTTCTAGTAATCTAAAAAAGCATAATAATTATATTGGAGATTTTAGGTTGTCTAGGGTTTTGTATGATGGAAACAAAGCAATAATTTTAGTTTTTAATACAACAAATAATAGTAGGAATATTTTATTTTTCAAAAAAAATAATGAAAAATGGGTATTGTTTTTAAAACGTGGAATACCAATTAGATATAAAAATCAAGAGGTTGTTTTCTGATAAAAAGTACTAATAATTTGAAGTCTATTATTTGAATTATAGATAGGTTTTAATTTTCATAAAACCACTTAAAGATTATTTAAATGAACAAAATTAATTTATAAATTTATCCCGCTGCGCAAAGTTTGCAACTTTGAGCAATGATAAAAGTAACAAATGAATTTTGGAAATATAGTAATTATGATGAGTAGGTTTGGCTCAAAGATGAGGATTTTTCGCAAAGGCATTTCTAGTCTAGAACAAAAACTATTTAATTTACCAGTTCTTAATTCATCATTTTATTCAAAATCTTAACCTACCCAAAGGAAAGTCAAAGGAAAGTCAAAGGAAAGTCAAAGGAAAGTATAAGTAAAGGGTAATGAATGTCTCTAAAATAGTTTTATAAATAATTGCTATTTACTTGATTGCTACTTGCTAGTTAAAGGCAGGATAGTTGCTTATTCAAAAAAATACTGTCAAAAATCACAAGATTATCTTTGTTAAAATAAATTATAAACAAAATTATAGTGGTAAATTTGAAGAAAATTTAAAAACAAAGATTTTATCAAAAAAATTGATAAAATACATAAGAAATTGATATTAAAATGAAAAGAGTATTAGTAGCAACAGGAGGTGGAGATTGCCCAGGATTAAATGCGGTAATGAGAGGGGTAGTAAAAAGAGCATCTCAAGAAAAAGATTGGGAAGTGGTAGGTAGCATCAATGCATTTGATGGAGTATTAAAAGAACCAACAGAAATTATGGTTTTAGATGATAAAACCGTAGCAGGAATTCATAAAGACGGCGGTACCATTATAGGAACTACCAACAAAGGAGGGCCTTTTGCTTGGCCTTACAAAAATAAAGATGGAGTTTGGGAAGCGGTTGACAGATCAGATGAAATGATTCGCAAACTGCAATATTTAGGCGTAGATGCCGTAATCAGTATTGGTGGTGATGGTTCGCAAAGAATTTCTCAACAATTATACGAAAAAGGACTCAACATTATCGGTGTTCCAAAAACCATTGATAATGATTTGTCTGCTACCGATTTTACTTTTGGTTTCCAAACGGCTGTGCAAATCGCAACAGAAGCGGTAGATAGATTGGTCACTACTGCTGCAAGTCACAACAGAGTTTTGGTGCTGGAAGTAATGGGTAGATATGCCGGTTGGATTGCTCTTCACGCTGCCATTGCTGGTGGTGCAGAGGTTTGTTTGATTCCAGAAATTCCTTATGACATCGAAAAAGTGGTAAAAAAACTCAATAGCAGATTCAATAAAGGAAAAGGAAATGCTATTGTAGTAATAGCAGAAGGGGCAATACCAAAAGGTGGAAGTTTACTTTCTGAAGTGAGTGATGAGGTAGGATATGAAAATGTAAGATTAGGAGGGGTGGCTCATAAATTGGTTCATGATTTGAAATCTATTGGTTTTGAAGCAGATATGCGCGAAACTGTTTTAGGACACTTACAAAGAGGAGGAACGCCAACTGCTTATGATAGAATTTTGGCAACTCAATTTGGGGTAAAAGCATTCGAAATGGTGCTCAACGAAGAATACGGAAAAATGGTTGCTTATCGCCATCCCAATATTATTTCGGTGCCTTTTAAAGAGGCGATAGACCGTCCAAATTTTGTAGATCCTAATTGCGATATGGTAAAAACCGCAAAAGGAGTAGGTATTAGTTTTGGGGATTAATTAAGATTTTATTTTATTAACTGAAATAAAAGCCAGCTTCATTTTCTTGAAGTTGGCTTTACTTTTTGAAAGGTTGAACGATTTTGAGGGTTTCTGATCTATAATCTATAATTTTCTCTTATATCGATTTATTCACCTCTTTCTTTAGATTTTATTCATCATCATAAATCATTTAGGCGGTTTTATTTTCTTAATTTTGCAGGTATTATAAATATAAAATTATGAATTTAAAAGGTAAAAATGCACTCATCACTGGTGGCGGAAGAGGTCTTGGGAAAGCAGTAGCTGTAGCTTTGGCAAATGAAGGCGTAAATGTAGGAATTACAGGTAGAAATGAAGAACATCTAAAATCTACCGTTGCAGAATTGGAGAAATTAGGAGTTAAAGCAGCGTATTCTGTTTTTGATGTGGAAGAAATGGCTCAGGTAGAGCAAGGAGTGGCTTCTATCGCTTCTCAATTGGGTGGAATAGACATTTTAATCAATAACGCTGGAGTAGGAGACTTTGGAAGTTTCGAAGATATGCCAGTAGAAACTTGGGAAAAAGTAATGAAGGTAAATCTTTTTGGCGTGTATTACGTAACAAAAGCAACTTTGCCTTATTTGAAGCAAAATAAAGAAGGAGATATCGTAAATGTAGCGTCAACTGCTGGTCTTAAAGGCGGTCCGAATATGTCTGCGTATTGTGCTTCTAAAGCAGCGGTAATTTCACTTTCTCAGTCTTTAATGGCAGAACTTAGAAAATTTAATATTAGAGTAATTACTTTAACGCCGAGTACTATTGCAACGGATATGAGTATAGAAGGTAAACTTACTGATGGCAACCCAGAAAAAGTGCTTCAGCCAGAAGATTTCGCAGAATGGGTGAGAGATATTTTGAAAATGAACAGAAGAGCAATGATTGCTAGTGCTTCTATTTTCTCTACCAATCCATAAGAATTTTATCTACCATATTTAAAAAATCCATCAAGAGCGATGGATTTTTTGGTTTCAATAGTTTACATTTGGAGTGAACAATTCTTTTGTTTGCAATTTAGAATGATAAAAATATGAGTGAGATTTTAAGACGTCAAATTGAGAAAATTACGCCATTAACTGACCAGGAGTTCGAGTATATTCTGTCTCATTTTACCTTGAAAAAATTTAAAAAGCATCAGATTTTAATTCAAGAAGGAGATACCGTACAAAATGATTATTTTGTGATGAATGGTTTGTTAAAAGCATCTTACCTTAATCAAGAAGGGAAAGAGCACATCATGCAATTTGCAATGGAAGATTGGTGGATTACCGATTATCAGGCGTATTTTAATCAAACGGAAGCTACTTTTACCATTGATGCATTAGAATCTACCGAAGTACTTACTTTGTCTCTCTATAACCGAGAGAAACTCTGTGCAGATATGCATAAAATAGAACATTTTTTCAGGAAAAAGTCTAATAATGGTTATATCGCACTCCAAAGAAGGATTTTGTCTTTGCTGAATAGCAATGCCAAAGAACGCTACGAACAATTTATTTCTCAATATCCTACACTTTTACAACGATTGCCCAAAACATTAATCGCTTCGTATTTAGGTGTTTCCAGAGAAACCTTGAGTCGGCTTTCGGTGTAATGTGATGTAGGTCACAAAAAAGTTGTGAGGTAGGTCCTGTTGTTTGTGGGGAGCTACATTTACCTTTGCACTATCAAATCATTAAAAAATCAATAGTAAAATGAATTACAACAAGTTTTTATCAAAGATAATTTTCTTAACGAGTTGTATTCTTTTTTTAGGAATCAACATGGTAAATGCACAAACAATAAAATCTAACAAAATGAGCAAAAAAGTATTATTCGTGGTTACGAGCCACGACAAATTAGGAAACACTGGTGAATCTACCGGGTATTATTTAGGTGAAGTTACGCATCCTTGGGCTGTATTAGTAGATGCTGGTTACGAAATAGATTTCGTGAGTCCAAAAGGTGGAAACCCTTCGTATTATGGAAATACTCCAGATGATAAGGTTAATGAAAGATTTTTAGCAGATGAATATTATCAAAATAAAATTCAGAACACCATGACGCCTTCAGAAGTAAATCCTGATGAATATGTGGGGATTCTTTATGCGGGAGGTCACGGTACGATGTGGGATTTTGCAGATAATGAAGAATTGGCAGTAATCGCACAAAAAATCTACGAAAAAAATGGAATCGTAAGTGCGGTTTGTCACGGTCCTGCTGGATTGGTGAACATTAAACTCAGCAATGGAAAATATTTGGTAGATGGCAAAAAAATCAATGCTTTTACCAACGAAGAAGAAGCTGCTGTGAAATTAGATGAAGTGGTTCCATTTAGATTAGAATCTAAATTAATAGAACGCGGAGCCAAGTTCGAAAAATCAGGTTTATGGCAAACACACGTTGCAGTAGACGAAAGAGTGGTAACAGGACAAAATCCTCAATCTGCTCATGCAGTTGGCGAAGCTGTTTTAGAAGAACTTAAAAAACTTCAATAATTGATAATAGAAAAGAGACTTATTCAGTCTCTTTTTTGTTTTTTTTTAGCGGTTGCTAGTTTTTTATGCTTTGCTTTTATGGGATTAGCATAATTCCACAAAATTTTAATTTTCCATTTTCTTTTATAAAAGTCAATAGCGCACCAGCACCTTCAAATCCTGTTTTAGAATCTGGTTTGGCTGTTTGAAAGCCTAGAGTATATTGTTGGTTTTCAGAATCATAATTGATTTTGCTTTTTCGTAAACTTTTATATTCTAAAAAAGGAATAATGTATTTTAAGTAGTTTGTAATTTGTTTGTTACTAATGTTAGATTCTAATAAATCAGTTTCACAAAGTGAACAATAAAAATTCTCACAAAAAAAATCAGAAATTTGAATTTCACTCAAACTTTTATTTTTGTAATTTTTTTGTATTGTTTTTACATTGCTTAAAATCTCCTTTTTAATTTGTATTAGGTTTTCTTGTGCTTGATATAAAAAACAGATTGAAAAACAGATTAGAAATAAAATTCGTTTTGTCATTTTTAGCAGTTTTTGATAGTAATGAGTATAAATCCAAATATACAAAAGTTTCAGAGAAGTATAATTTCGGAATCTAATATCTCTGCTTAATGTTAGTCTCGTGTCAGTCTCGTGTCAATCCCGTGTCAATCCCGTGTCAATCCCGTGTCAAACTAGTGTTATTAAAAAGCCGGTAAATGTTTTTATTTTTAAAGATTGTTGATGAATAAGATTTATATTTTTAAAATTTCTTACAATAAGTTTTCTAAAATCTAGAGTCTCAAAATGATTTCATTATCAATGTTTTAACGAATTGTTAATCTTGTATCTTCATACTTCCATCTTCCAATTTTTTTCACTACTTTTGCACCTTCAAAAAATATATATGCAAAATATCAGAAACATCGCAATTATTGCCCACGTAGACCACGGGAAAACCACATTAGTAGACAAAATTATCCATGCTACTAATGTTTTCAGAGATAATCAAGAATCTGGAGATTTAATTATGGATAATAACGATTTAGAAAGAGAAAGAGGAATTACCATTCTTTCTAAAAATATTTCGGTTACGTATAAAGATACTAAAATTAATGTAATCGACACTCCTGGTCACGCCGATTTCGGTGGTGAGGTAGAGCGTGTTCTTAAAATGGCAGATGGTGTTATTTTGTTGGTAGATGCTTTCGAAGGACCTATGCCACAAACTCGTTTCGTTTTGCATAAAGCTTTAGAATTAGGGCTTAAGCCTATTGTAGTTATCAATAAAGTAGACAAAGAAAACTGTCGTCCAGACGAAGTTCATGATAAAGTTTTTGATTTATTCTTTAACCTAGATGCTACCGAAGAACAGTTAGATTTCCCTACTTTCTATGGTTCTTCTAAGCAAGGTTGGTTCAATACTTCTTTAGAACCTACAGATAATATTTTACCAATTTTGGATGGGATTTTACAATATGTTCCAGCTCCAAAAGTAGAAGAAGGGAACTTACAAATGCAAGTAACTTCTCTAGATTATTCTTCATTTTTAGGAAGAATTGCAGTAGGTAAAGTAACCAGAGGTTCTATCAAAGAATCTCAGTGGATTGGTCTTGCACAAGAAAATGGCAATATCCTTAAAGGAAAAGTTAAAGAATTATATA is part of the Cloacibacterium normanense genome and encodes:
- a CDS encoding REP-associated tyrosine transposase produces the protein MKEGYTIKDQEKPHFITCTVVDWIDVFTRKVYKDIVVSSLEYCIKEKGMVLYGYVIMSNHIHLIVQSKEGRLSDLVRDFKKFTAKNILEAIQTEPESRREWMQALFKKATESHTRNKNYQFWQYGNHAEEIYSLHFMWDKLNYIHLNPIRAGIVEKAQHYIYSSASNYTTGKGLVNVELADNPVINTSKTNEFWKYSNYDE
- a CDS encoding type 1 glutamine amidotransferase domain-containing protein, with protein sequence MSKKVLFVVTSHDKLGNTGESTGYYLGEVTHPWAVLVDAGYEIDFVSPKGGNPSYYGNTPDDKVNERFLADEYYQNKIQNTMTPSEVNPDEYVGILYAGGHGTMWDFADNEELAVIAQKIYEKNGIVSAVCHGPAGLVNIKLSNGKYLVDGKKINAFTNEEEAAVKLDEVVPFRLESKLIERGAKFEKSGLWQTHVAVDERVVTGQNPQSAHAVGEAVLEELKKLQ
- a CDS encoding 6-phosphofructokinase, producing MKRVLVATGGGDCPGLNAVMRGVVKRASQEKDWEVVGSINAFDGVLKEPTEIMVLDDKTVAGIHKDGGTIIGTTNKGGPFAWPYKNKDGVWEAVDRSDEMIRKLQYLGVDAVISIGGDGSQRISQQLYEKGLNIIGVPKTIDNDLSATDFTFGFQTAVQIATEAVDRLVTTAASHNRVLVLEVMGRYAGWIALHAAIAGGAEVCLIPEIPYDIEKVVKKLNSRFNKGKGNAIVVIAEGAIPKGGSLLSEVSDEVGYENVRLGGVAHKLVHDLKSIGFEADMRETVLGHLQRGGTPTAYDRILATQFGVKAFEMVLNEEYGKMVAYRHPNIISVPFKEAIDRPNFVDPNCDMVKTAKGVGISFGD
- a CDS encoding REP-associated tyrosine transposase produces the protein MKEGYTIKDQEKPHFITCTVVDWIDVFTRKVYKDIVVSSLEYCIKEKGMVLYGYVIMSNHIHLIVQSKEGRLSDLVRDFKKFTAKNILEAIQTEPESRREWMQALFKKATESHTRNKNYQFWQYGNHAEEIYSLHFMWDKLNYIHLNPIRAGIVEKAQHYIYSSASNYTTGKGLVNVELADNPVINTSKTNEFWKYSNYDE
- a CDS encoding Crp/Fnr family transcriptional regulator gives rise to the protein MSEILRRQIEKITPLTDQEFEYILSHFTLKKFKKHQILIQEGDTVQNDYFVMNGLLKASYLNQEGKEHIMQFAMEDWWITDYQAYFNQTEATFTIDALESTEVLTLSLYNREKLCADMHKIEHFFRKKSNNGYIALQRRILSLLNSNAKERYEQFISQYPTLLQRLPKTLIASYLGVSRETLSRLSV
- a CDS encoding 3-ketoacyl-ACP reductase — encoded protein: MNLKGKNALITGGGRGLGKAVAVALANEGVNVGITGRNEEHLKSTVAELEKLGVKAAYSVFDVEEMAQVEQGVASIASQLGGIDILINNAGVGDFGSFEDMPVETWEKVMKVNLFGVYYVTKATLPYLKQNKEGDIVNVASTAGLKGGPNMSAYCASKAAVISLSQSLMAELRKFNIRVITLTPSTIATDMSIEGKLTDGNPEKVLQPEDFAEWVRDILKMNRRAMIASASIFSTNP